DNA from Desulfarculus baarsii DSM 2075:
GATCTCGACCAACTGGCCCCGGCTGACAATGACCTCGCGGCCGGCGGCCAGGCTCTGCAAGGCCAAAAAAACCGCCGCGGCGTTGTTGTTGACCACTAGCGCCGCCTCGGCCCCGGTGATCTCGCGCAGCACGCCGGCCACGTGTTCGTAGCGGCTGCCCCGGCGGCCGCCTTCCAGGTTGTATTCCAGATTGCTGTAGGAGCCGTTGGTGGCCACGATGCGCGCGATGGCCTGTTCGGCCAGCACCGAGCGGCCAAGGTTGGTGTGGACGACCACGCCGGTGGCGTTGATCAGCCCGCGCAGGCTGGGCCGGGCCATCTGGCGGGCCAGATCGGCGGCGCGGGCGGCGACGGCCTGGGCCGAGAGTTCGGCCTCGGGCGGGGCCGCGCCGTGGATGATGTCGCGGCGCAGTTGGTCCACGCTCTGGCGCGCGGCCCGCAGCACCAGGGCGCGGGGCAGTTGGTCCAGGGCCTCGGCCAGGGCCGCCTGGGCCAGGACCTGGTCGATCTTGGGCAGGCGGGAGAGCGCGTTTTGATCGGCCATGGCGGCTCCTCGCGGCCTCAGCGGCCCGCCTTGTCGGTCAGGCCCCGGTGCAACCAGAAAAAAGCCAGGGCCGAGACGACCAGGCTGTGGTCGATGCGGCCGTCGGCGACCATGGCCGGCAGTTCGGCCAGCGGCGCGGTGAAGACCTCGATCATCTCGCCCTCGTCCAGGCGCTGGTCTGCCTTGGGCGCGGCGTTTTTGGCCAAAAAGGTGTAGCAGGTGTTTTCGAACAGGGCCGGGTTGGGGTTGACCTTGCCCAGGTAGACAAGCTCGTCGGCGTCGTAGCCGGTCTCCTCGCGCATCTCCCTGGCCGCGGCGTCGATGGGCCGCTCG
Protein-coding regions in this window:
- a CDS encoding NUDIX hydrolase; amino-acid sequence: MSDSDRWERKERRTIFRHHVLEASMSHCRRGDGLERDFVVLASPDWVNVVPLTADGQVVLIRQFRVGSNDWAIEIPGGMIDPGERPIDAAAREMREETGYDADELVYLGKVNPNPALFENTCYTFLAKNAAPKADQRLDEGEMIEVFTAPLAELPAMVADGRIDHSLVVSALAFFWLHRGLTDKAGR